A single window of Labeo rohita strain BAU-BD-2019 chromosome 4, IGBB_LRoh.1.0, whole genome shotgun sequence DNA harbors:
- the hgfa gene encoding hepatocyte growth factor a — protein MKSDIMWIYQALLCVLLSVDVECRKQTLQRYQKSENSRLLCTDCPESPRIKNLSLDDCARKCSKSKKSCRAFHFDHINKKCHFLPFDRFSEGAKRERKPNYDLYEKKEYVRECIIGSGVNYKGRRSFTKTGITCQSWNMSIPHEHNFKPARHKKFDLRQNFCRNPDNDPSGPWCFTELTETRHQECGLPQCSEVECMKCNGETYRGPMDHTESGKECQRWDSQKPHKHTYQPHRHVDKGLDDNYCRNPNNDVRPWCYTMDKNTPWEYCNISVCDSDNDVEVEVTTSCYRGQGEGYRGTVNVTPAGVTCQRWDALFPHNHSYTPHNYKCKDLRENFCRNPDGSEIPWCFTTDPKVRKAFCTNIPRCESERSDSTECYEDNGESYRGNLSKTRSGIPCGLWSDHTFRRDTQSAKASAGLELNLCRNPDRDKHGPWCYTSNSSIPWDYCGLERCKSVSSDDHQKSGGPKPSCFIHKTTRIVGGMQVQRAEDGSWVVSIQKGNRHWCGGSLIREEWVLTDQQCFSTCVPDLSEYTVQVGLLHLNASTGTQGLRIAHVVCGPEGSNLALLKLTTPAPLSEHVRTVLLPVAGCAVAEGTYCLMYGWGDTKGTGHEGSLKMVGLPIISNKRCSQSHKGILPITETKICAGGKRDQGVCEKDYGGPLVCQEGESKVIVGVSINGRGCAVARRPAVFVNVAFYSEWIRKVFKYYSDMEISY, from the exons ATGAAATCGGACATAATGTGGATTTATCAAGCTCTTCTGTGTGTCCTGCTCTCTGTGGATGTGG AGTGCAGGAAACAGACATTGCAAAGGTATCAGAAAAGTGAAAACAGCCGGCTGCTTTGTACAGACTGTCCGGAATCTCCTCGAATTAAAAATCTTTCGCTGGATGACTGCGCACGCAAATGCAGCAAGAGCAAGAAGTCCTGCAG GGCATTCCACTTTGACCACATAAACAAGAAATGTCACTTTCTTCCCTTCGACCGTTTCTCTGAAGGCGCCAAAAGAGAGCGAAAACCCAATTACGACCTTTACGAGAAGAAAG AGTATGTGAGAGAGTGCATCATTGGGTCAGGTGTCAACTACAAGGGGAGACGGTCGTTCACAAAGACTGGAATTACGTGTCAATCCTGGAACATGTCCATCCCACATGAACAcaa TTTCAAGCCTGCCAGACACAAAAAGTTTGACCTGCGACAGAACTTCTGCCGAAACCCAGACAATGATCCAAGTGGGCCCTGGTGCTTCACTGAACTCACTGAGACTCGGCACCAGGAATGTGGGCTGCCCCAGTGTTCAGAAG TGGAGTGTATGAAGTGTAATGGGGAAACATACAGAGGGCCCATGGATCACACAGAGAGTGGGAAAGAGTGCCAGAGATGGGACTCACAGAAACCTCATAAACACACCTACCAGCCtcacag GCATGTAGATAAAGGCCTTGATGACAACTACTGCCGCAATCCCAATAATGACGTGCGTCCATGGTGTTACACGATGGACAAAAACACACCATGGGAGTACTGTAACATCAGTGTGTGTG ACTCAGATAATGATGTGGAAGTGGAGGTGACCACCTCTTGTTATCGGGGTCAGGGAGAAGGTTACAGGGGTACTGTCAATGTGACCCCTGCAGGTGTGACCTGTCAACGCTGGGACGCCCTCTTTCCTCATAACCATTCGTACACACCACACAACTATAAATGCAA GGATCTAAGGGAGAACTTTTGCAGAAACCCCGATGGCTCTGAAATTCCCTGGTGTTTCACCACAGACCCAAAAGTACGCAAAGCTTTTTGTACCAACATCCCCAGATGTGAGTCAGAGCGCTCTGACAGCACAG AATGTTATGAAGACAACGGGGAGAGTTACCGTGGTAATTTGTCGAAAACAAGATCTGGTATTCCTTGTGGGCTGTGGTCCGACCACACATTCAG gaGAGACACGCAGTCAGCGAAGGCCAGCGCGGGCTTAGAGTTGAACTTGTGCAGGAATCCAGACCGAGATAAGCACGGGCCATGGTGTTACACATCCAACTCCTCCATTCCCTGGGACTACTGCGGACTAGAGCGAT GTAAATCAGTGTCATCTGATGACCATCAAAAGA GCGGAGGACCAAAACCATCTTGTTTTATACACAAAACCACACGGATTGTTGGGGGGATGCAGGTGCAGCGGGCAGAGGATGGAAGCTGGGTGGTCAGCATACAAAAAGG GAACAGACATTGGTGTGGTGGCTCTCTCATTAGAGAAGAATGGGTTCTGACTGATCAACAGTGCTTCTCTACCTG CGTTCCTGACCTCTCCGAGTACACCGTGCAGGTGGGGCTTCTTCATCTCAATGCGTCCACTGGCACACAGGGTCTCCGGATCGCACATGTGGTCTGCGGGCCCGAGGGATCCAACTTGGCCCTGCTCAAACTCACAAC GCCTGCCCCTCTCTCTGAGCATGTGCGAACTGTGCTGCTTCCTGTCGCAGGATGTGCTGTTGCAGAAGGCACCTACTGCCTCATGTATGGCTGGGGAGACACTAAAG GCACAGGTCACGAGGGCAGTCTGAAAATGGTGGGACTTCCGATCATCAGCAACAAGAGGTGTTCCCAAAGCCACAAGGGTATTCTGCCCATCACAGAGACCAAAATCTGCGCCGGAGGCAAGCGAGATCAAGGCGTTTGTGAG AAAGACTACGGCGGACCGTTGGTGTGCCAGGAAGGAGAAAGCAAGGTCATAGTGGGCGTAAGCATCAACGGACGCGGATGCGCCGTCGCCAGACGTCCTGCCGTCTTCGTCAATGTGGCTTTCTACTCCGAATGGATCCGCAAAGTCTTCAAATACTATTCAGACATGGAAATAAGTTACTAG